A window from Entomoplasma freundtii encodes these proteins:
- the atpF gene encoding F0F1 ATP synthase subunit B has product MDEFLVLLTNTPGVPDVVGLLFPNLPNFIAHVLATIVIVVFLAKVVYKPFRESIDKRRDKIDEVLNEAIVKQTTANRDRKDAAQLLREAKTESVEIVEKARIEADSQKADILEAANIEASNLQGYAKKSVARERAKAEGEIHEAIVNVALQAASKILEEKIDDSKDKKMIDEFIANLDKDNKDDVA; this is encoded by the coding sequence ATGGACGAATTTTTGGTCTTATTAACAAATACTCCGGGTGTGCCGGATGTAGTTGGTTTACTATTCCCAAATTTACCCAACTTTATTGCCCATGTTTTAGCCACAATTGTGATTGTTGTTTTTTTAGCGAAAGTAGTTTATAAACCCTTTCGTGAATCAATTGATAAACGTCGGGATAAAATTGATGAAGTTTTGAATGAGGCCATTGTCAAGCAGACAACTGCTAACCGTGACCGTAAGGACGCAGCCCAATTATTAAGAGAAGCGAAAACTGAATCGGTAGAAATTGTGGAAAAAGCCCGCATTGAAGCTGATTCGCAAAAAGCTGATATTTTAGAAGCTGCCAATATCGAAGCTTCTAACTTACAAGGTTATGCTAAAAAATCGGTGGCTCGTGAACGAGCTAAAGCTGAAGGTGAAATTCACGAAGCAATCGTTAACGTAGCCTTGCAAGCTGCTTCAAAAATTTTGGAAGAAAAAATTGATGATTCTAAAGACAAAAAGATGATTGATGAATTTATTGCTAATTTAGATAAGGATAATAAAGACGATGTTGCTTAG
- the atpD gene encoding F0F1 ATP synthase subunit beta: MSTKQETTSKTKVNKNNHANGEVVQVLGPVVDVKFEEGQIPKIYDALTVENGPDTLILEVEQHIGDEIVRTIAMGPTNGLKRGMKVANTNSPITAPTGKGALGRMFNVTGNAIDEKPEFEGPRKPIHRSAPAYDQLVTSAAILETGIKVIDLIAPFAKGGKIGLFGGAGVGKTVLIQELINNIAKAHHGVSVFVGVGERTREGNDLYHEFTQAGVLDKTALVFGQMNEPPGARMRVALTGLTIAESFRDDNQMDVLLFIDNIFRFTQAGSEVSALLGRMPSAVGYQPTLSTEMGSLQERITSTKKGSITSVQAVYVPADDLTDPAPATTFAHLDGKIVLDRSIAALGIYPAVDPLASSSRMLDPEVVGEEHYAIAMEVQQILQKYKELQSIIAILGMDELSEEDKLLVNRARRVRNFLSQPFYVGEKFTGRPGTYVKIDDTVRSFKAILDGEGDKIPEILFMNAGTFADVQKRYATEKEQK, translated from the coding sequence ATGTCTACAAAACAAGAAACTACCTCAAAAACTAAAGTTAACAAAAACAACCATGCAAATGGTGAAGTAGTGCAAGTTTTAGGTCCGGTAGTCGATGTTAAATTTGAGGAAGGTCAAATACCAAAGATTTATGATGCTTTAACAGTAGAAAATGGACCAGATACTTTGATTCTTGAAGTTGAACAACACATCGGAGATGAGATTGTCAGAACTATCGCTATGGGCCCAACTAATGGCCTAAAACGTGGAATGAAGGTTGCTAATACTAATTCTCCAATTACCGCTCCAACCGGTAAAGGGGCTTTAGGAAGAATGTTCAATGTTACTGGAAATGCAATTGATGAAAAACCTGAATTTGAAGGTCCTCGTAAGCCAATTCATCGCTCCGCACCAGCTTATGACCAACTTGTTACTAGTGCTGCGATTTTAGAAACAGGGATTAAGGTAATTGACTTGATTGCTCCCTTTGCTAAAGGAGGAAAAATTGGTCTTTTTGGAGGAGCTGGAGTTGGTAAAACAGTTCTAATCCAAGAATTAATTAATAATATCGCCAAAGCTCACCACGGGGTTTCTGTGTTCGTTGGGGTTGGTGAAAGAACTCGTGAAGGAAACGATTTATATCATGAATTCACTCAAGCGGGTGTTTTAGATAAAACTGCCTTAGTATTTGGACAAATGAACGAACCACCAGGGGCACGTATGCGTGTCGCTTTAACAGGGTTAACTATTGCGGAAAGTTTTCGTGATGATAACCAAATGGATGTCTTACTTTTCATTGATAATATTTTCCGGTTTACTCAAGCAGGAAGTGAAGTATCAGCCTTATTAGGCCGTATGCCCTCAGCCGTTGGTTACCAACCAACTTTATCGACAGAAATGGGATCGTTGCAAGAACGAATCACTTCCACTAAAAAGGGTTCAATCACTTCAGTCCAAGCTGTTTATGTTCCGGCTGATGACTTAACTGACCCAGCTCCAGCCACTACTTTTGCCCATTTAGATGGAAAAATTGTTTTAGACCGAAGTATTGCTGCCTTAGGAATTTATCCAGCAGTCGATCCTTTAGCTTCTTCTTCAAGAATGCTTGATCCAGAAGTTGTTGGTGAAGAGCATTATGCTATTGCTATGGAAGTTCAACAAATTCTCCAAAAATATAAAGAATTGCAATCAATTATTGCTATTTTAGGAATGGATGAACTAAGTGAAGAAGATAAATTACTAGTCAACCGTGCTCGTCGTGTCCGTAACTTCCTTTCACAACCTTTCTATGTTGGCGAAAAATTTACTGGTCGCCCGGGAACTTATGTAAAAATTGATGATACAGTAAGATCTTTCAAGGCCATCTTAGATGGCGAAGGGGATAAAATTCCTGAAATTCTTTTCATGAACGCTGGTACTTTTGCTGATGTGCAAAAACGCTACGCAACTGAAAAAGAGCAAAAATAA
- the atpA gene encoding F0F1 ATP synthase subunit alpha, protein MALNIKDISEIIGQQIKNYGKDVIKSEDGTVITVGDGVALINGLDQAMMGELIQFPHDVYGMVLNLEEGAVGAVILGDDSLIREGDIVKRTGKVVETGVGDHLIGRVVNALGQPIDDHGVFKKVKTRPVEKLATGVMARQSVDQSLETGILTIDAAIPIGKGQRELIIGDRQTGKTTIALDTIINQKGKDVKCIYVSIGQKDSTIAQIAEKLKKYGAMDYTTIVNAGASDSAPLQFLAPYTGVTIAEEWMENGQDVLIVYDDLSKHAVAYREMSLLLRRPPGREAYPGDVFYLHSRLLERAARVNKANGGGSITALPIIETQVGDISAYIPTNVISITDGQIFLSTALFNAGIRPAIDIGLSVSRVGSSAQIKAMKQVAGTLKLELAQYYELESFSKFGSDLDETTKSVLDHGSRIIALLKQKQFSPLSQVDEVIILLAIKKRLIKWLPVQEMPEFKRELIAYFKKNEKAASLRHELKTKAAFTDELMEEMTKEIGKVVVKMTANIPDYNPDDYGSAASFKKLGK, encoded by the coding sequence ATGGCTTTAAATATTAAAGATATTTCCGAAATCATTGGACAACAAATCAAAAATTATGGCAAAGATGTCATCAAATCAGAAGATGGAACTGTTATTACCGTCGGCGATGGAGTAGCCCTAATTAATGGTTTAGATCAAGCAATGATGGGTGAATTAATCCAATTTCCTCACGATGTTTATGGAATGGTTTTGAATCTTGAAGAGGGAGCCGTTGGGGCCGTTATTCTTGGAGACGATTCTTTAATCCGTGAGGGTGATATTGTAAAAAGAACTGGTAAAGTGGTCGAAACCGGTGTTGGTGACCATTTAATTGGTCGAGTGGTCAATGCTTTGGGTCAACCAATTGATGACCATGGAGTATTTAAGAAAGTAAAAACAAGGCCTGTCGAAAAATTAGCGACAGGAGTGATGGCGCGACAATCAGTCGACCAATCTTTGGAAACTGGTATTTTAACAATTGATGCGGCCATTCCTATCGGGAAAGGACAAAGAGAATTAATCATTGGTGATCGCCAAACGGGGAAAACCACGATTGCTTTGGATACCATCATTAACCAAAAAGGTAAAGATGTTAAATGTATTTACGTTTCTATTGGTCAAAAAGATTCGACAATTGCCCAAATTGCAGAAAAATTAAAAAAATATGGTGCAATGGATTACACTACCATTGTTAATGCTGGAGCAAGTGATTCTGCCCCTTTACAATTTTTAGCGCCTTATACGGGAGTTACAATTGCTGAAGAGTGAATGGAAAATGGCCAAGATGTTTTAATCGTTTATGATGATTTATCAAAACATGCTGTTGCTTATCGTGAGATGTCATTACTCTTACGTCGTCCACCAGGACGCGAAGCCTACCCTGGAGATGTTTTCTACCTTCATTCTCGTTTATTAGAACGTGCTGCCCGAGTTAATAAAGCTAATGGGGGTGGTTCAATTACAGCATTGCCAATTATTGAAACCCAAGTTGGTGATATTTCGGCCTATATTCCAACAAATGTCATCTCAATTACTGATGGACAAATCTTCTTATCAACAGCCTTATTCAACGCTGGAATTCGTCCTGCAATTGATATTGGTCTGTCGGTCTCGCGTGTTGGTTCATCAGCCCAAATCAAAGCGATGAAGCAAGTGGCTGGAACTTTAAAATTAGAATTAGCACAATATTATGAACTAGAGTCATTTTCTAAGTTTGGTTCAGATCTTGATGAAACCACTAAATCAGTTTTAGATCACGGGTCACGAATTATTGCCCTATTAAAGCAAAAACAATTTTCGCCACTTTCACAAGTTGATGAAGTAATTATTTTACTAGCCATTAAAAAAAGGTTAATTAAATGATTGCCAGTTCAAGAAATGCCAGAATTTAAGCGTGAGTTAATTGCCTATTTCAAAAAAAATGAAAAAGCAGCTAGTCTTCGTCATGAACTAAAAACAAAAGCAGCTTTCACTGATGAATTAATGGAAGAAATGACCAAAGAAATTGGCAAAGTGGTTGTCAAAATGACGGCTAATATTCCTGATTACAATCCAGATGATTATGGTTCAGCAGCAAGTTTTAAAAAGTTAGGAAAGTAG
- a CDS encoding MG406 family protein: protein MKKGITKLGHQPFKDKKRWLVYFVFCSISLISTLILGVLVGAKIIEWNWLTGQIIGSISAILAFNLANYSLKVLLKSENYYLYYFFYTLRLGLYVAPLLLALLIPSQPFYWVGVIIGLSPILVIPLFQTWLINKKYRPVHVKSKGGEKFD, encoded by the coding sequence ATGAAAAAAGGCATTACTAAATTAGGCCATCAACCTTTTAAAGACAAAAAACGGTGGCTAGTTTATTTTGTTTTTTGTTCTATTAGTTTAATATCCACATTAATTTTGGGAGTTTTAGTAGGCGCCAAAATTATTGAGTGAAATTGACTAACGGGTCAGATAATTGGATCAATTTCCGCAATTTTAGCCTTTAATTTAGCAAATTATAGTCTAAAGGTTCTGCTTAAAAGTGAAAACTACTATTTATATTATTTTTTCTATACATTAAGGTTGGGTCTTTATGTGGCGCCACTTTTATTGGCGCTCCTTATCCCATCACAGCCATTTTATTGAGTGGGCGTTATTATCGGTTTATCCCCTATTTTAGTAATTCCCCTTTTCCAAACCTGGTTGATTAATAAAAAATATCGACCAGTTCATGTTAAAAGCAAGGGAGGTGAAAAATTTGATTAA
- the atpG gene encoding ATP synthase F1 subunit gamma, producing the protein MANLSEIKAEMSAINDITKITYAMQLVATAKLKKYGKQIVDTQQFVQEVYRVFNEIIQQTTDSPFLADPKKPIKKTLWIVINSNLGLCGGYNVNLNKVVFPQLKPNDEVFAIGQKAINFYKNKDVKIHNQRTDLEGNLEPSVINEVGHEVLDYYTSGEFDEIKLGYTKFVNNVTFTPQVITLFPISKQEEKETTFNREVQFEPSAKVILDTTVNLYINTILYGTLVESQVSEQASRRLAMENATNNGEELVNKLHIQHNRQRQAAITQEINEIVSGANAQTNN; encoded by the coding sequence ATGGCCAACTTAAGTGAAATTAAAGCCGAAATGTCGGCCATTAATGACATCACCAAAATAACCTATGCGATGCAATTGGTGGCGACGGCTAAACTAAAAAAATACGGCAAACAAATCGTTGATACCCAACAGTTTGTTCAAGAAGTTTATCGTGTTTTTAACGAAATTATTCAACAAACAACCGATTCGCCTTTTTTAGCAGATCCGAAAAAACCAATCAAAAAAACTCTTTGAATTGTAATTAATTCCAATTTGGGTCTTTGTGGGGGTTATAATGTCAACCTTAATAAAGTAGTTTTCCCCCAACTAAAACCAAACGATGAAGTTTTTGCCATTGGTCAAAAAGCAATTAATTTTTATAAAAATAAAGATGTTAAAATTCATAATCAACGGACTGATTTGGAAGGCAATTTAGAACCTTCAGTCATTAACGAAGTTGGTCACGAAGTTTTAGATTACTATACAAGTGGTGAATTTGACGAAATTAAACTTGGTTATACTAAGTTTGTTAATAATGTCACTTTTACCCCCCAAGTGATTACACTTTTCCCCATTTCAAAACAAGAGGAAAAGGAAACTACTTTTAATCGTGAAGTCCAATTTGAACCTTCTGCTAAAGTCATTTTAGACACGACGGTAAATTTATACATTAATACCATTCTTTACGGAACCCTGGTAGAATCACAAGTTTCTGAACAAGCCTCGCGTCGCTTGGCAATGGAAAATGCGACTAACAATGGTGAAGAATTGGTTAATAAGTTGCATATTCAACATAATCGGCAACGTCAAGCGGCTATTACTCAAGAAATTAACGAAATTGTTTCTGGGGCTAATGCGCAAACAAATAATTAA
- a CDS encoding F0F1 ATP synthase subunit epsilon, with the protein MGLKLRIVTPNGRFINDKVVDIVNIQSIDGDMGILEHSIPIVTALKIGVVTFREKDVTTYVHVHRGIMETDGELCTIITERLYLVDANKQRLETPHHLS; encoded by the coding sequence ATGGGCTTAAAACTGCGAATTGTCACTCCTAACGGACGTTTCATTAACGATAAGGTAGTTGATATTGTCAACATCCAAAGTATTGACGGTGATATGGGGATTCTCGAACATTCAATTCCTATCGTAACGGCTTTAAAAATTGGGGTTGTTACTTTCCGCGAGAAAGATGTGACAACTTATGTACATGTGCACCGTGGGATTATGGAAACCGATGGTGAACTTTGCACCATTATCACCGAACGTCTTTACCTTGTAGATGCTAATAAACAACGTTTGGAAACGCCTCATCATTTAAGTTAA
- a CDS encoding F0F1 ATP synthase subunit A, protein MINNWWLFLADDNKFATLWEVQMQLTSIILTTILICTFSIIYNVKIRNHHVGEKMSGFLVLVEMFITKVEDLVVSIMGRRYRKLTPYAMYIILYIVVSSILSLLGFESVATSYTVAFSMGFVTFILIYYFGFRYQKLAYFKRYLNPIELFTQFTPLFSISFRLFGNILGGAIIMGLVYALGIGIEAGWAGGSVSRIWNSDGDWAANWDQQYIYFWTGFNIFTTLLAPWLHMYFDLFDGVIQSIVFTMLTLSYWAEAMGEEGEKETVKRHARRHGKALHHESDVELDLDRALKNEKRTVVV, encoded by the coding sequence TTGATTAATAATTGATGACTTTTTTTAGCAGACGATAATAAATTCGCCACGCTTTGAGAAGTCCAAATGCAATTAACATCAATCATTTTAACAACCATTTTGATTTGTACCTTTTCGATTATCTATAATGTGAAAATTCGCAACCACCATGTCGGTGAAAAAATGAGTGGTTTTCTCGTTCTTGTCGAAATGTTTATTACCAAAGTCGAAGATTTGGTTGTTTCCATTATGGGACGTCGCTACCGAAAATTAACTCCTTATGCGATGTACATTATTCTTTATATTGTAGTTTCCTCAATTCTGAGTCTCTTAGGCTTTGAATCGGTGGCTACTTCTTATACAGTTGCCTTTTCAATGGGATTTGTAACCTTTATCCTCATTTATTATTTTGGTTTTCGTTACCAAAAATTAGCTTACTTTAAACGTTACTTAAACCCTATCGAATTATTCACACAATTTACTCCACTTTTCTCAATTTCCTTTCGGTTATTTGGGAATATATTAGGTGGAGCAATCATTATGGGATTGGTTTACGCCTTAGGAATTGGCATTGAAGCCGGATGAGCAGGGGGAAGTGTTTCGAGAATCTGAAATAGCGATGGTGATTGAGCCGCCAATTGAGACCAACAATATATTTACTTTTGAACCGGTTTCAATATTTTCACGACACTATTAGCCCCATGATTGCATATGTACTTTGATTTATTTGATGGGGTAATCCAGTCAATCGTCTTTACCATGTTGACGCTATCTTATTGAGCCGAAGCAATGGGAGAAGAAGGCGAAAAAGAAACTGTTAAACGTCATGCACGTAGACACGGTAAGGCCTTACATCATGAGAGTGATGTTGAGCTAGATTTAGATCGTGCGCTGAAAAATGAAAAACGCACTGTTGTCGTTTAG
- a CDS encoding ATP synthase subunit c family protein: protein MLMTELINNVYANLFSAFATILPNFLADANDTSTGFGLKMIGAGLAAVGMIGAGLGQGIIGQGACMAIGRNPEVASKITSTMIIGAGIAESGAIYALVIAILIIFVA, encoded by the coding sequence ATGTTGATGACAGAGTTAATTAACAATGTATACGCAAATTTATTTAGTGCTTTTGCCACTATCTTACCTAACTTTTTAGCTGATGCTAATGACACTAGCACTGGTTTTGGTTTAAAGATGATTGGAGCTGGTTTAGCTGCAGTCGGAATGATTGGAGCTGGTTTAGGACAAGGAATTATTGGTCAAGGAGCATGTATGGCTATTGGTCGTAATCCAGAAGTCGCTTCAAAAATTACTTCAACAATGATTATCGGGGCCGGAATTGCTGAATCAGGTGCCATTTATGCCTTGGTAATTGCCATTTTGATTATCTTTGTGGCCTAG
- the upp gene encoding uracil phosphoribosyltransferase yields the protein MAFTEVKHPLIQDKLTRMRKSDTSSKDFKENLSEIASLMVYEITRDIPLKTIEVKTPITNTKGYTIETPVVIVPILRAGLGMTDGIQNLIPTARIAHVGMYRDETTLKPKQYYAKHPDNIENSFLIVVDPMLATGGSAIAAIDIVKQWGAKDIKFVCLVAAPEGVKALVQAHPDVDIFAASLDHHLNEKGYIVPGLGDAGDRIFGTK from the coding sequence ATGGCCTTTACAGAAGTCAAACACCCTTTGATTCAAGACAAGTTAACGCGTATGCGTAAATCTGACACTTCATCAAAGGATTTTAAAGAAAACCTAAGCGAAATCGCCAGCTTAATGGTTTATGAAATTACGCGCGATATTCCTTTAAAAACTATTGAAGTGAAAACTCCAATTACAAATACAAAGGGCTATACCATTGAAACCCCTGTCGTAATCGTACCTATTTTACGAGCTGGTTTAGGAATGACTGATGGGATTCAAAACTTAATTCCAACAGCCAGAATTGCTCATGTCGGCATGTATCGTGACGAAACAACATTGAAGCCAAAACAATATTATGCTAAGCACCCTGACAATATTGAAAATAGTTTTTTAATTGTTGTTGATCCAATGTTGGCTACTGGCGGAAGTGCTATCGCAGCTATTGATATTGTGAAACAATGGGGGGCAAAAGACATTAAATTTGTTTGCCTTGTCGCAGCCCCAGAAGGAGTTAAGGCTTTAGTACAAGCCCACCCTGATGTTGATATTTTTGCTGCTAGTCTTGATCATCATCTTAATGAAAAAGGCTACATTGTGCCCGGGCTTGGTGATGCTGGTGATAGAATTTTTGGAACTAAATAA
- a CDS encoding 5'-3' exonuclease yields MLKLNGKDYKKMTKDEPKTILIIDGYHLLHKGFYGSLKRKNVAVNREGTPINAIYTFIAKINHFVDLNFYHTIIVTFDVGDTCWRRNLYPEYKAKRKETPPELIPQMQIIREFLTSANIPWYEKESFEGDDVIGTISEIATEIGYKVHILSNDKDIFQLVDDQTQVIVEASKKEKPQYVTSPDVVERVGCLPIQVPDLKSLMGDSSDNIKGVKSLHYNTVLRLLKKYENIEAIYEHIDEIPSNVAQKLMMHREQILLNKRIATIQRDLSLGRINFQRLVINWYGYLNFLKKQKMWAFTANPLKHIHEIEERKKNFVQKKRDKIINKTPLVATTTLKRKH; encoded by the coding sequence ATGTTAAAATTAAACGGTAAGGATTATAAAAAGATGACAAAAGATGAACCAAAGACCATCCTCATTATTGATGGCTACCATCTATTGCATAAAGGCTTTTATGGTTCATTAAAACGTAAAAATGTCGCTGTTAATCGGGAAGGAACCCCCATTAATGCAATCTATACTTTTATTGCCAAAATAAATCACTTTGTTGATTTAAACTTTTATCATACTATCATCGTCACATTTGATGTCGGTGATACTTGTTGAAGGCGCAATCTTTATCCAGAATATAAAGCAAAACGTAAAGAAACTCCACCAGAGTTAATTCCACAAATGCAAATCATTCGCGAGTTCTTAACGAGTGCAAATATTCCGTGATATGAAAAAGAAAGTTTTGAAGGTGATGACGTTATTGGAACAATTTCGGAAATTGCAACCGAAATCGGATACAAGGTCCATATTCTTTCAAATGATAAGGACATTTTCCAACTTGTCGATGATCAAACACAAGTGATTGTCGAAGCTAGCAAAAAGGAAAAACCCCAATATGTTACCTCACCCGATGTGGTTGAAAGAGTCGGTTGCTTGCCAATCCAAGTACCGGATCTTAAAAGTTTAATGGGAGACTCCTCAGATAACATCAAGGGAGTCAAAAGTCTCCATTACAATACGGTTTTACGACTTTTAAAGAAATATGAAAACATCGAAGCCATTTATGAGCACATAGATGAAATTCCGAGCAATGTTGCTCAAAAACTAATGATGCATCGCGAACAAATTTTACTGAATAAGCGAATTGCCACAATTCAAAGAGACTTAAGTTTAGGTCGCATTAATTTTCAAAGGTTAGTAATCAATTGATATGGTTATTTAAACTTCTTGAAAAAACAAAAGATGTGGGCTTTTACAGCCAATCCGCTAAAACATATTCATGAAATTGAAGAACGCAAGAAAAATTTTGTGCAAAAGAAACGCGATAAAATTATTAACAAAACACCATTAGTTGCGACAACAACATTGAAACGAAAACACTAA
- a CDS encoding AEC family transporter: protein MIITLLSDSIVVKSLVKTLSNTLFWGTIIVACFTILIGFLFQRKKWLGEGWEKPLVKIILWVGLPALIIKNFMIDLNIDEFKNMVSLFILGILFYALLFFGSRLFFLKQDRNSQDAYSMAIAFPSTIYFGLPMARALAEGNFQLTEVDQAQNMFNVGYWIFMCSFAVFVFQRNNAEKPRVSLVGHGTWHPFKNFNIKKLRILFANPIIIALFVGFFLWIMQLIPGIKIIHVTDNGWNTISPGYYSITRLDALIPGFSQATTILGALPTPIAWLAVGAIIGKNNLRETFSKGEVWYASFLKMLVVPALITGLLAAVAAIGWKTGLYSVSNISLLTAILMIASPAASTIASYAITYNKGATTCSQICTQTTLLAIVTMPFWAVIASVLGEAKIFTQIPV from the coding sequence ATGATTATTACTTTACTAAGTGACTCTATAGTGGTTAAAAGTTTAGTAAAAACTTTATCGAATACACTCTTTTGAGGCACAATAATTGTTGCTTGCTTTACTATTTTGATTGGTTTTCTTTTCCAACGCAAAAAATGACTTGGAGAAGGATGAGAAAAGCCATTGGTCAAAATCATCCTTTGGGTTGGTTTACCGGCTTTAATTATCAAGAATTTTATGATTGATTTAAATATCGATGAATTTAAAAATATGGTCTCGTTATTTATTTTAGGTATCTTATTTTATGCTTTACTATTTTTTGGCAGTCGTCTTTTCTTTTTAAAACAAGATCGTAATTCCCAAGATGCTTATTCAATGGCCATTGCCTTTCCTTCAACTATCTATTTCGGCTTGCCGATGGCTCGAGCCTTAGCTGAAGGTAACTTCCAGTTAACGGAAGTTGACCAAGCGCAAAATATGTTCAATGTTGGTTATTGAATTTTTATGTGTTCATTTGCAGTTTTTGTCTTCCAACGCAATAATGCTGAAAAACCGAGAGTGTCGCTAGTTGGACATGGTACTTGGCATCCCTTTAAAAACTTTAATATCAAAAAACTAAGGATACTCTTTGCCAACCCTATTATCATTGCTTTATTTGTCGGTTTTTTTCTCTGAATCATGCAGTTAATCCCAGGGATTAAAATTATTCATGTAACGGACAATGGATGAAACACTATTAGTCCTGGTTATTACTCTATTACTCGTCTTGATGCCTTAATTCCCGGTTTCAGTCAAGCGACTACTATTCTCGGCGCTTTACCTACCCCAATTGCTTGATTGGCCGTTGGGGCTATTATCGGGAAAAACAATTTGCGCGAAACTTTTTCAAAAGGTGAAGTATGGTATGCCTCATTTTTGAAAATGCTTGTTGTGCCGGCTCTAATTACAGGTTTACTAGCAGCAGTTGCTGCCATTGGCTGAAAAACGGGTCTCTATTCAGTAAGCAATATTTCCTTATTAACTGCTATTTTAATGATTGCTTCACCAGCTGCTAGTACAATTGCTAGTTATGCCATTACTTATAACAAGGGCGCCACGACTTGCTCGCAGATTTGCACCCAAACGACCCTCCTGGCGATTGTTACAATGCCATTTTGGGCAGTAATTGCCTCCGTTTTAGGCGAAGCAAAAATTTTTACTCAAATTCCTGTATAA
- a CDS encoding F0F1 ATP synthase subunit delta, with translation MLLSETVIDNWAEALKKIALENNKVDEFIDQANLIVDVLKGQPEFIKILDSKSQKANKAKIIDETFINNGVDETLGNALKILAETNKFSYARTIMKHLRKKLMHLQNVLYGVAWTVRPLDEKQLMAIENKMTNYFGQEVRLVNKIDPSLIGGIEVVVANHVFDGSVKGKLAQLKTRALHQK, from the coding sequence ATGTTGCTTAGTGAAACAGTTATTGATAACTGAGCTGAAGCTTTGAAAAAAATTGCCTTAGAAAATAATAAAGTTGATGAATTTATTGATCAAGCCAATCTTATTGTTGATGTTTTAAAAGGACAACCAGAGTTCATTAAAATTTTGGATAGCAAAAGCCAAAAAGCTAACAAGGCAAAAATTATTGATGAAACATTTATCAATAATGGTGTTGATGAAACTTTAGGAAATGCTTTAAAAATTTTAGCGGAAACCAACAAGTTTTCTTATGCGCGTACCATTATGAAACATTTACGAAAAAAATTAATGCACTTGCAAAATGTTTTATATGGAGTTGCTTGAACAGTACGCCCATTAGATGAAAAACAATTGATGGCTATTGAAAACAAAATGACCAATTATTTTGGTCAAGAGGTACGTTTGGTGAATAAAATCGATCCTTCTTTAATTGGAGGAATCGAAGTTGTAGTGGCAAACCATGTTTTTGATGGTTCTGTCAAAGGAAAATTGGCACAGTTAAAAACTCGTGCTCTACACCAAAAATAA